The Apodemus sylvaticus chromosome 22, mApoSyl1.1, whole genome shotgun sequence genome includes a region encoding these proteins:
- the LOC127672465 gene encoding olfactory receptor 10AC1-like has protein sequence MYFFLGSLSAVEVAYTLVLTPRMLAGFLLPPGGQAVAPSTCAAQMGLFVALGGSECLLLAAMALDRYLAICRPLYYPQLMTSGLCWALLTCCCLGGSILALGLTTAIFQLPFCHGGLVNHVFCDLPAVLVLACGNRELQEHVLLAACMLLLVLPLILILLSYTRVLVVILGVGDSAGRRKAFNTVASHLTVAVLHYGCATAMYARPLSSRSLEEDKLVSLIYINLTPLLYPAIYTLRNRDMQGALQRVVSQRTTGAVQQADLV, from the coding sequence atgtacttcttcctgggCTCACTGTCTGCCGTAGAGGTGGCCTACACACTGGTACTCACCCCGCGGATGCTGGCtggcttcctcctgcctcctggtgGCCAGGCGGTGGCACCCTCTACCTGTGCCGCCCAGATGGGTCTCTTCGTGGCTCTGGGGGGCTCTGAGTGCCTGCTGCTGGCGGCCATGGCTTTGGACCGCTACCTGGCTATCTGCCGCCCCCTCTACTACCCTCAGCTCATGACCTCGGGGCTCTGTTGGGCCCTTCTAACGTGCTGCTGTTTGGGTGGCTCCATTCTAGCCTTGGGCCTTACCACTGCTATATTCCAGCTGCCTTTCTGTCATGGTGGCCTCGTCAATCACGTCTTCTGTGATCTCCCAGCTGTGCTGGTGCTGGCCTGTGGGAACCGGGAGCTTCAGGAGCATGTGTTACTGGCGGCGTGCATGCTTCTGCTGGTGCTGCCTCTGATCCTTATCTTGCTGTCCTACACCAGGGTACTGGTGGtcatcctgggggtgggggatagcGCAGGCCGCCGCAAAGCCTTCAACACCGTGGCATCGCATCTCACGGTGGCCGTGCTCCACTACGGCTGCGCCACGGCCATGTACGCCAGACCCCTGAGCAGCCGCTCCCTGGAGGAAGATAAGCTGGTGTCGCTCATCTACATAAACCTCACACCGCTGCTGTACCCAGCCATCTACACACTGCGCAACCGGGACATGCAGGGTGCCCTCCAACGTGTGGTCAGCCAGAGGACCACGGGGGCGGTCCAACAAGCTGATCTTGTCTAG